From Frateuria aurantia DSM 6220, one genomic window encodes:
- a CDS encoding glycosyltransferase family 39 protein, whose product MTTGGPARRWWLFWLYTLLVIGAGIGLRDPWPSDEPRYTLAAQQMVSSGDWLFPHRGSELYADKPPMLMWTEAASYVVTGHWRIAFLLPSLLSALGCLWLVYDLGRRLWNPRAGAYAAAAMLMCFQLMFQVKRAQIDPLLMLFVTAANWGMLRHLLLGPNWRAWWFGCFCAGLGIITKGVGFLPLLLLLPWLLGRRLGFQPLPAAGHGTALRWWGGLLAVLAAVALWLVPMLLGARRHGGDPAYAAYVHDILFHQTADRYAHSWIHRQPVWYFLPVVLLNWLPLSLSYPGTLPRWWQALRERDARILLPLGWLLLVLMFFSIPSGKRDVYIMPAVPMLALISGPYLEAILATRWMRRSCKAFVAALAVILTVGGLYAWLGHPHAVQHLSVERGFGQDGDSLWWMVIGLGLGIGLIGWFGRRQRPEMTLLAAWGLIWIGWGLWGYPLLNSSSSAAGLMSEVRNQLGPEDQLGLVAWKEQNLLMLGRPATDFGFSRPEAEQFRRGIAWQAADPAHRWLFALDEAVQPCLDPQHAIALGHANRRDWWLFRADAVRPGCEPASSP is encoded by the coding sequence ATGACGACGGGCGGCCCGGCTCGCCGCTGGTGGCTGTTCTGGCTGTATACCCTGCTCGTCATCGGCGCCGGCATCGGCCTTCGGGATCCATGGCCTTCGGACGAGCCTCGCTATACCTTGGCCGCCCAGCAGATGGTCAGCAGCGGCGACTGGCTGTTCCCGCACCGTGGCAGCGAGCTGTACGCCGACAAGCCGCCGATGCTGATGTGGACCGAAGCGGCCAGCTACGTGGTGACCGGGCACTGGCGCATCGCCTTTCTTCTGCCTTCGCTGCTGTCGGCGCTGGGATGTCTGTGGCTGGTCTACGACCTGGGCCGGCGGCTGTGGAATCCACGGGCCGGCGCCTATGCCGCCGCCGCGATGCTGATGTGCTTCCAGCTGATGTTCCAGGTCAAGCGGGCCCAGATCGATCCGCTGTTGATGCTGTTCGTGACCGCCGCCAACTGGGGCATGCTCAGGCATTTGCTGCTGGGCCCGAACTGGCGGGCCTGGTGGTTCGGCTGCTTCTGCGCCGGCCTGGGGATCATCACCAAGGGCGTGGGCTTTCTGCCCCTGCTGCTGCTGTTGCCCTGGCTGCTGGGACGACGGCTTGGCTTTCAGCCCCTGCCGGCTGCCGGGCACGGCACGGCGCTGCGCTGGTGGGGCGGCCTGCTGGCGGTGCTGGCTGCGGTGGCCTTGTGGCTGGTGCCCATGCTGCTGGGTGCCCGCCGGCATGGGGGAGACCCTGCCTATGCCGCCTATGTCCATGACATCCTGTTCCACCAGACCGCTGACCGCTACGCCCACTCATGGATTCACCGCCAGCCGGTCTGGTACTTCCTGCCGGTAGTGCTGCTGAACTGGCTGCCGCTGTCGCTGAGCTACCCCGGCACCCTGCCACGCTGGTGGCAGGCCCTGCGCGAACGGGACGCCCGGATCCTGCTGCCGCTGGGCTGGCTGCTGCTGGTGCTGATGTTTTTCAGCATCCCTTCGGGCAAGCGTGATGTCTACATCATGCCGGCCGTGCCTATGCTGGCCCTGATCAGCGGCCCCTATCTGGAAGCGATACTGGCCACCCGCTGGATGCGGCGCAGCTGCAAGGCCTTTGTCGCCGCGCTCGCGGTGATCCTGACGGTCGGCGGTCTGTATGCCTGGCTGGGACACCCCCACGCCGTACAGCATCTCAGCGTCGAACGCGGCTTCGGCCAGGACGGCGACAGCCTGTGGTGGATGGTGATCGGCCTGGGTCTGGGCATCGGTCTGATCGGTTGGTTCGGCCGCCGCCAACGGCCCGAAATGACCTTGCTGGCGGCCTGGGGTCTGATCTGGATCGGGTGGGGCCTGTGGGGTTATCCGCTGCTGAACAGTTCCAGTTCGGCCGCCGGACTGATGTCCGAGGTACGCAACCAGCTGGGGCCCGAAGATCAACTCGGACTGGTGGCCTGGAAAGAGCAGAACCTGCTGATGCTGGGTCGTCCTGCCACTGATTTCGGATTCTCCCGCCCAGAGGCCGAGCAGTTCCGCCGCGGCATCGCCTGGCAGGCGGCCGATCCAGCCCATCGCTGGCTGTTCGCGCTGGACGAAGCCGTCCAGCCCTGCCTGGATCCGCAACATGCCATTGCTCTGGGTCATGCCAATCGACGCGACTGGTGGCTGTTCCGGGCCGATGCCGTGCGGCCCGGCTGTGAGCCTGCCAGCTCGCCATGA
- the rsmB gene encoding 16S rRNA (cytosine(967)-C(5))-methyltransferase RsmB yields MKDTRALAAAALAEVALRGASLRDVIQRRAPQLADPRDRALLSALLNEGTRWWLRFDAAVEAMLQQSLRQKEPTVHALLVLGLIQLEILQLPDYAAVAATVQAVRGLHRPRHAGLVNAILRRWQRERVERLARLDADETTRLACPAWLLQAFRQDWPAEADRIARAGNAEPPLMLRVNRRQIGREAFLQSLQDAGYEAALHPWLSDALILPHSTDVTRMPGFATGHFAVQDGAAQIAADLLQADPGMRVLDACAAPGGKTCHVLERAEVGMTALEFDAGRALRIQQNLDRLQLQARVTVGDASEPAAWWDGRTYERILIDAPCSATGVIRRRADVRLHRRASDIAALQAQQGRILAALWPLLAPGGRLVYATCSLLRAENQAVVEPFLAARPEARALAIELPVGQTAGPGWQVLPGDGDLDGMYYAVLEKTA; encoded by the coding sequence ATGAAAGACACCCGAGCACTGGCCGCCGCCGCACTGGCCGAAGTCGCCCTTCGCGGCGCCAGCCTGCGCGACGTGATCCAGCGACGCGCACCGCAACTGGCCGATCCGCGTGATCGTGCCCTGCTCAGCGCTCTGCTGAACGAGGGCACGCGCTGGTGGCTGCGTTTTGATGCGGCCGTCGAAGCCATGCTGCAGCAGTCCTTGCGCCAGAAGGAACCGACGGTCCATGCCTTGCTGGTGCTGGGTCTGATCCAGCTGGAAATCCTGCAGCTGCCCGACTATGCCGCCGTCGCTGCCACCGTGCAGGCCGTTCGCGGCCTGCACCGCCCGCGCCATGCCGGTCTGGTCAATGCCATCCTGCGCCGCTGGCAGCGCGAACGGGTCGAGCGACTGGCCCGACTCGACGCCGACGAAACCACCCGTCTGGCCTGTCCGGCATGGCTGCTGCAGGCCTTCCGCCAGGACTGGCCGGCAGAGGCCGACCGGATCGCCCGGGCCGGCAACGCCGAGCCTCCGCTGATGCTGCGGGTCAATCGCCGACAGATCGGACGCGAGGCTTTTCTGCAGTCACTGCAGGATGCCGGCTACGAGGCCGCGCTGCACCCTTGGCTGAGCGACGCGCTGATCCTGCCGCACAGCACGGATGTGACCCGCATGCCCGGTTTTGCCACCGGTCATTTCGCCGTCCAGGATGGCGCCGCCCAGATCGCGGCCGATCTGCTGCAAGCCGATCCCGGCATGCGCGTCCTCGATGCCTGTGCCGCCCCCGGCGGCAAGACCTGCCATGTGCTGGAGCGCGCCGAGGTGGGCATGACGGCACTGGAATTCGATGCCGGCCGTGCCCTGCGGATCCAGCAGAACCTGGATCGTCTGCAGCTGCAGGCCCGGGTGACCGTAGGTGATGCGAGCGAGCCGGCCGCCTGGTGGGATGGCCGGACCTATGAGCGGATCCTGATCGATGCACCGTGTTCGGCCACCGGCGTGATCCGGCGCAGAGCTGACGTGAGGCTGCACCGCCGGGCATCCGACATCGCCGCCCTGCAGGCCCAGCAAGGCCGGATTCTGGCGGCACTGTGGCCCTTGCTGGCTCCGGGCGGGCGCCTGGTATATGCCACCTGCTCGCTGCTGCGGGCCGAAAACCAGGCCGTCGTCGAGCCCTTCCTGGCCGCCCGTCCGGAAGCCCGTGCCCTCGCCATCGAGCTGCCGGTCGGACAAACCGCCGGCCCCGGCTGGCAAGTCCTGCCCGGCGACGGCGATCTGGACGGGATGTATTACGCCGTGCTGGAAAAGACCGCATGA
- a CDS encoding LysM peptidoglycan-binding domain-containing protein: MRSKLIGLAACCSLALAAFAVQAQAQLKHGHPASYTVQRGDTLWSIAARFLDKPWLWPELWQRNPQVQDPHRIYPGDTLSLETSFASPVPQLRLEPGIRTEAAPIPAIPLDELQTFLKDVRIDDIETVRHAAYVVALEQQHMGASAGEKLYVRGLQTLPGQHWAIVRPTHLIRGFDQDASGRVHSKKGHPLDADARMVRTDWSEDAREDGHLLRGREVGVELDVVGTAEALAGGDPASLLLQSSSEEVVPGDRVIPVDNMAYDPVYYPHPARQAIPGAQVIALSDALAAVGRNQVVAISIGRLDGADNGQTWSVFHPGARIHDPVRGGSITLPREFSGHLMIFRTFAHVSYALIMDGTAPITLNDELQPPE, translated from the coding sequence GTGAGGAGCAAGCTTATCGGCCTGGCAGCCTGTTGCAGCCTGGCGCTGGCGGCCTTTGCCGTCCAGGCCCAGGCCCAGTTGAAGCACGGCCATCCTGCCAGTTACACGGTGCAGCGCGGCGATACGCTGTGGAGCATCGCGGCCCGCTTTCTGGACAAGCCCTGGCTGTGGCCGGAGTTGTGGCAGCGCAATCCGCAGGTGCAGGATCCGCATCGCATCTATCCGGGTGACACGCTGAGCCTGGAAACCAGTTTCGCCTCGCCGGTGCCGCAGTTGCGGCTGGAACCGGGGATTCGCACCGAGGCGGCGCCGATTCCGGCAATTCCGCTGGATGAGCTGCAGACCTTTCTCAAGGATGTCCGCATCGATGACATCGAGACGGTAAGGCATGCGGCGTACGTGGTGGCGCTGGAGCAGCAGCACATGGGTGCAAGCGCGGGTGAAAAACTGTACGTTCGGGGTTTGCAGACTCTGCCGGGGCAACATTGGGCCATCGTCAGGCCAACGCATCTGATTCGCGGCTTCGACCAAGACGCATCCGGCCGCGTCCATTCCAAGAAGGGACACCCCTTGGACGCCGATGCGCGGATGGTACGAACCGATTGGAGTGAGGATGCCCGCGAGGACGGGCATCTGCTTCGCGGCCGGGAAGTGGGAGTGGAGCTGGATGTGGTCGGCACCGCGGAAGCCTTGGCTGGCGGTGATCCGGCTTCGTTGCTGCTGCAGTCATCGAGTGAGGAAGTGGTCCCCGGCGATCGCGTGATCCCCGTGGACAATATGGCTTACGATCCGGTGTATTACCCGCACCCCGCACGTCAGGCGATACCGGGCGCCCAGGTGATCGCGCTCAGCGACGCGCTGGCGGCGGTGGGGCGCAACCAGGTGGTGGCGATCTCGATAGGCCGTCTGGACGGGGCCGACAATGGTCAGACCTGGAGCGTATTCCATCCGGGGGCGCGGATCCACGACCCGGTGCGTGGCGGCAGTATCACTTTGCCGCGGGAGTTCAGCGGGCATTTGATGATTTTCCGCACCTTTGCTCATGTCAGCTACGCCCTCATCATGGATGGCACGGCACCCATCACCCTGAACGACGAACTGCAGCCGCCGGAATAG
- a CDS encoding L-threonylcarbamoyladenylate synthase: MSPAFDVSRIASIGQRLREGAVIGYPTEAVYGLGCDPMNAQACARLYQLKQRPSNRPLLLIGSSLEMLLPFMDRRQVDDVRWQQILASWPGPNTWIFPRSPQVEDWVAGEYPGIALRWTAHPLAAALCTAFGGPLVSTSANPHGLAPARTAAEVRQHFAAGLDLVVEGATGGLERPSTIRDALDGHVVRS, from the coding sequence GTGAGTCCTGCATTCGATGTTTCCCGGATCGCCTCGATCGGACAGCGCCTGCGCGAAGGGGCGGTGATCGGCTACCCCACCGAAGCGGTCTATGGACTGGGTTGCGATCCGATGAATGCGCAGGCCTGCGCGCGGTTGTATCAGCTCAAGCAGCGGCCGTCCAACCGACCGCTGCTGCTGATCGGTTCGTCATTGGAAATGCTGCTGCCCTTCATGGACCGGCGTCAGGTAGACGACGTCCGCTGGCAGCAGATCCTGGCCAGTTGGCCGGGACCGAATACCTGGATCTTTCCGCGCAGTCCTCAGGTCGAGGACTGGGTCGCCGGCGAGTATCCGGGCATCGCCTTGCGCTGGACGGCGCATCCGCTGGCAGCCGCCTTGTGCACGGCCTTCGGTGGTCCGCTGGTGTCGACCAGTGCCAATCCGCATGGGCTGGCACCGGCCCGGACCGCCGCCGAGGTACGCCAGCATTTTGCGGCAGGGCTTGATCTGGTCGTCGAAGGTGCCACGGGCGGGCTGGAGCGGCCCAGCACCATTCGCGATGCATTGGATGGGC
- the fmt gene encoding methionyl-tRNA formyltransferase translates to MSSGLRIVFAGTPDFAVPCLQACIASGHSVVAVYTQPDRPAGRGRKLSPSPVKQAALAAGLPVEQPDSLRDTEARSVLAAWQPDLLVVVAYGLILPRKVLATPRLGCWNVHASLLPRWRGAAPIQRAILAGDAETGVDLMQMEAGLDTGPVLLQRRTPITAEDTGGQLHDRLSLLGADVLAEGLCRLADGSLPAAAPQPEAGVSYAHKLDKAEARLDFSQSAQVLEHKIRAFNPWPVAEAEVAGERLRIWAATVIEGHRPDQAGQVLAASRAGIDIACGEQVLRLTTVQRPGGKPISAADYLNARPELKQPNS, encoded by the coding sequence GTGAGTTCTGGCCTGCGCATCGTCTTCGCCGGCACCCCCGACTTCGCCGTTCCCTGTCTGCAGGCCTGCATCGCCAGCGGGCATTCGGTAGTCGCCGTCTACACCCAGCCGGACCGGCCGGCCGGGCGAGGCCGCAAGCTGAGTCCCAGCCCGGTCAAGCAGGCCGCTCTGGCCGCGGGACTGCCGGTGGAACAGCCCGATTCGCTGCGAGACACCGAGGCCCGTTCGGTGCTGGCGGCCTGGCAGCCAGACCTGTTGGTGGTGGTCGCCTATGGCCTGATCCTGCCCCGCAAGGTGCTGGCCACCCCGCGGCTGGGCTGCTGGAACGTGCATGCCAGCCTGCTGCCCCGTTGGCGCGGTGCGGCCCCTATCCAGCGCGCGATCCTCGCCGGTGACGCCGAAACCGGCGTCGACCTGATGCAGATGGAAGCCGGCCTGGATACCGGCCCGGTGCTGCTGCAGCGGCGGACCCCGATCACCGCCGAGGACACCGGCGGGCAGTTGCATGACCGACTGTCCCTGCTGGGTGCCGACGTACTGGCCGAAGGCCTGTGCCGCCTCGCCGACGGCAGCCTGCCTGCCGCTGCGCCGCAGCCGGAAGCGGGCGTCAGCTATGCCCACAAGCTGGACAAGGCCGAAGCCCGGCTGGACTTCAGCCAGAGCGCACAGGTGCTGGAGCACAAGATCCGGGCCTTCAATCCCTGGCCGGTGGCCGAGGCGGAAGTCGCCGGCGAACGGCTGCGGATCTGGGCCGCCACGGTGATCGAAGGTCACCGTCCTGATCAGGCCGGCCAGGTGCTGGCCGCCAGCCGCGCAGGCATCGATATCGCCTGCGGGGAGCAGGTCTTGCGGCTGACCACGGTGCAGCGACCTGGCGGCAAGCCGATCAGCGCCGCCGACTATCTCAATGCCCGTCCCGAACTGAAGCAGCCGAACTCATGA
- a CDS encoding DNA topoisomerase I, whose product MAKNLLIVESPAKAKTINKYLGKDFHVLASYGHVRDLKPKEGAVDPDHDFAMAYEIIERNEKHVDAIAKAARQADDIYLATDLDREGEAISWHISEILRERGLTEGKQLHRVVFSEITQKAIKAAVAEPRELSLDMVDAQQARRALDYLVGFNLSPVLWRKVQRGLSAGRVQSPALRMIVEREEEIEAFVPREYWSVDADLQHAGGDFKARLTRLYGKRFEQFDLTNEADAMTARSRLIAAAGGQLSVTDVGSKERKRRPAPPFTTSTLQQEAARKLGFSTSRTMRVAQGLYEGVSLGSEGSVGLITYMRTDATALSEDAVAELRQLIARDFGAESVPAAVQVYKAKSKNAQEAHEAIRPTSALRTPRTIAAFLNDDQRKLYELIWKRTVACQMVHATLNTVSVDFALPQTEGGDAGFRATGTTVVSPGFLAVYEEGRDQRSAEDDDEGRRLPRLQVGDSVPLRDILADQHFTEPPPRYSEASLVKALEEYGIGRPSTYASIIQVLLNREYVLLDSRRFKPTDVGRAVGKFLTQHFSRYVDYDFTAHLEDELDAVSRGEEAWVPLMQRFWQPFKQQVDEKTETVDRSEASGARELGFDPKSGKPVSVRLGRFGPYAAIGTKDDEEKPQFASLRPGQSMHTLSLEEALELFKLPRKLGQAENGDEVSVGVGRFGPFVKQGAVYASLKAEDDPYTIELPRALQIVEEKLLLIANRTIKDFGNGIQVLNGRYGPYITDGDKNAKIPKDQEPAELTLEQCQELLAAAPAKKARGGRAATKKAAVKKTAVKKTAVKKAATKSATTKAAATKKAAVKKTAVKKAAVKKTATRKAATKTAPKTKPEAATGPQD is encoded by the coding sequence ATGGCAAAGAACCTGCTTATCGTCGAGTCGCCGGCCAAGGCGAAGACGATCAACAAATACCTCGGCAAGGACTTCCATGTCCTGGCGTCCTATGGCCATGTGCGGGATCTCAAGCCGAAAGAGGGCGCGGTGGATCCCGACCATGACTTCGCCATGGCCTACGAGATCATCGAGCGGAATGAAAAACATGTCGATGCCATCGCCAAGGCGGCCAGGCAGGCCGACGACATCTATCTGGCGACCGACTTGGATCGCGAGGGTGAAGCGATCTCCTGGCATATCAGCGAGATTCTCCGTGAGCGCGGTCTGACCGAAGGCAAGCAGCTGCATCGGGTGGTGTTTTCCGAGATTACCCAGAAGGCGATCAAAGCGGCGGTGGCCGAGCCCCGCGAACTGTCGCTGGATATGGTCGATGCCCAGCAGGCCCGGCGTGCTCTGGATTATCTGGTGGGTTTCAATCTTTCGCCTGTCTTGTGGCGCAAGGTGCAGCGCGGTCTGTCCGCCGGTCGCGTGCAATCGCCCGCGCTGCGGATGATTGTCGAGCGCGAGGAAGAGATCGAAGCCTTCGTTCCGCGCGAATACTGGAGCGTCGATGCTGACCTGCAGCATGCCGGAGGTGATTTCAAGGCCAGGCTGACCCGGCTCTACGGCAAGCGTTTCGAGCAGTTCGACCTGACCAACGAAGCTGATGCGATGACGGCGCGCAGCCGTCTGATCGCGGCGGCTGGCGGCCAGCTCAGTGTGACCGATGTCGGCAGCAAGGAGCGCAAGCGCCGGCCGGCCCCCCCGTTCACCACCTCCACTCTGCAGCAGGAAGCAGCGCGCAAGTTGGGCTTCTCCACCAGCCGCACGATGCGGGTGGCCCAGGGTCTGTACGAAGGCGTCAGCCTGGGCAGCGAGGGCAGCGTCGGTCTGATCACCTATATGCGTACCGATGCCACCGCCTTGTCGGAGGATGCCGTGGCGGAGCTGCGCCAGCTGATCGCGCGGGACTTCGGGGCCGAGTCTGTGCCTGCTGCCGTTCAGGTCTACAAGGCCAAGTCGAAGAATGCCCAGGAGGCGCATGAGGCGATCCGTCCGACCTCGGCACTGCGGACTCCGCGCACCATTGCGGCGTTCCTGAATGACGATCAGCGCAAACTCTACGAGCTGATCTGGAAGCGTACCGTCGCCTGCCAGATGGTCCATGCCACTTTGAATACGGTGTCGGTCGACTTCGCCCTGCCGCAGACCGAAGGTGGCGATGCGGGGTTCCGTGCTACCGGAACCACGGTGGTGAGCCCGGGCTTTCTGGCCGTGTACGAGGAAGGTCGTGATCAGCGCTCCGCCGAGGATGACGATGAAGGTCGCCGCCTGCCGCGTCTGCAGGTCGGTGACAGCGTACCGTTGCGCGATATCCTGGCCGACCAGCACTTCACCGAGCCGCCGCCGCGTTATTCCGAGGCCAGCCTGGTCAAGGCGCTGGAAGAGTACGGCATCGGTCGCCCTTCGACTTATGCCAGCATCATCCAGGTACTGCTGAACCGCGAGTACGTGCTGCTGGACAGCCGTCGCTTCAAGCCGACCGATGTCGGCCGCGCGGTCGGCAAGTTCCTGACCCAGCATTTCAGCCGCTATGTCGATTACGACTTCACGGCCCATCTGGAAGACGAGCTGGATGCGGTCAGCCGTGGCGAAGAGGCCTGGGTGCCGCTGATGCAGCGCTTCTGGCAGCCGTTCAAGCAGCAGGTCGACGAAAAGACCGAAACCGTCGACCGCAGCGAGGCCAGCGGCGCCCGCGAACTGGGTTTCGATCCGAAGAGCGGCAAGCCGGTGTCGGTGCGGCTGGGCCGTTTCGGACCCTATGCTGCGATCGGGACCAAGGATGACGAGGAAAAGCCGCAGTTCGCCAGTCTGCGTCCGGGCCAGAGCATGCACACGCTGAGCCTGGAAGAAGCGCTGGAACTGTTCAAGCTGCCGCGCAAGCTGGGCCAGGCCGAAAATGGCGACGAAGTCAGCGTCGGCGTCGGTCGCTTCGGACCCTTCGTCAAGCAGGGGGCGGTCTATGCCTCGCTGAAGGCGGAAGATGATCCGTATACCATCGAACTGCCACGCGCCTTGCAGATCGTCGAGGAAAAGCTGCTGCTGATCGCCAATCGCACCATCAAGGATTTCGGCAACGGCATCCAGGTTCTGAATGGCCGCTACGGTCCCTACATCACCGATGGCGACAAGAATGCCAAGATTCCCAAGGATCAGGAGCCGGCCGAACTGACTCTGGAGCAGTGTCAGGAGCTGCTGGCGGCGGCTCCGGCGAAGAAGGCGCGTGGCGGTCGTGCTGCGACCAAGAAGGCTGCGGTCAAGAAAACGGCGGTGAAAAAAACCGCAGTAAAAAAAGCCGCCACCAAGTCGGCGACGACCAAGGCTGCCGCCACGAAAAAGGCCGCAGTGAAGAAGACGGCGGTCAAGAAAGCGGCAGTGAAGAAGACGGCGACCAGGAAGGCGGCGACCAAGACGGCGCCGAAGACCAAGCCTGAAGCGGCCACCGGGCCGCAGGACTGA
- the dprA gene encoding DNA-processing protein DprA, whose amino-acid sequence MTTPADRRYGWLLLLRTPGLGAAALRRQLQLDGSVEQALQTITARATGEAGQWLRHPDPALLGADLAWLAEPGHHLLCWGEPDYPPQLLHLDDAPAALFVAGDPSLLLRPQIAVVGARGASAAGRGHARRFAAELARRGFVVTSGLAEGIDGEAHLAALDAGGASLAVIGTGADRVYPASHHALARRLAETGAVVSELVPGTPARPWHFPRRNRLIAGLSLATVVIEAGLQSGSLITARLAAEQGREVFALPGSIDHPLARGCHRLIREGARLVEAPEEVAEAMAGPAAAMGTVLLERLAIETPAVVAGDRVAVGEGWRADPEYVDLLHALGHDPTPLEALVERTGQPVSAVSSMLLMLELEGLVESLSGARYQRLED is encoded by the coding sequence ATGACGACGCCGGCAGATCGACGATACGGATGGCTGCTTCTGTTGCGGACCCCGGGATTGGGGGCGGCGGCCCTGCGCCGGCAACTGCAGCTGGATGGCAGTGTCGAGCAGGCCTTGCAGACGATCACCGCGAGAGCTACTGGCGAAGCCGGGCAGTGGCTGCGGCATCCGGACCCGGCCCTGCTGGGGGCGGACCTGGCCTGGCTGGCCGAGCCTGGCCACCATCTGCTGTGCTGGGGCGAGCCGGATTATCCCCCGCAATTGCTCCACCTGGATGATGCCCCGGCGGCGTTGTTCGTGGCGGGCGATCCCTCGCTGCTGCTGCGCCCCCAGATCGCCGTGGTCGGAGCTCGCGGGGCCTCGGCTGCCGGTCGCGGTCATGCCCGTCGTTTCGCCGCCGAGCTGGCGCGCCGCGGTTTCGTGGTGACCAGCGGATTGGCTGAAGGCATCGACGGTGAGGCTCATCTTGCAGCGCTGGACGCAGGCGGTGCCAGTCTGGCCGTGATCGGCACCGGTGCAGATCGGGTCTATCCGGCCAGCCATCACGCACTGGCCCGGCGCCTGGCAGAGACCGGGGCCGTGGTCAGCGAACTGGTGCCGGGAACGCCGGCACGGCCGTGGCACTTCCCTCGCCGCAATCGCCTGATCGCCGGTCTCAGCCTGGCCACGGTGGTCATCGAGGCGGGTCTGCAGTCGGGCTCCCTGATCACCGCACGGCTGGCGGCGGAGCAGGGGCGTGAGGTCTTCGCGCTGCCCGGTTCGATCGATCACCCGCTGGCGCGGGGCTGCCATCGCCTGATTCGTGAAGGCGCCCGGTTGGTGGAAGCGCCGGAAGAGGTGGCCGAGGCGATGGCTGGTCCGGCCGCGGCCATGGGGACGGTCCTGCTTGAACGGCTGGCGATCGAGACGCCAGCCGTGGTGGCCGGGGATCGTGTGGCGGTTGGCGAAGGCTGGCGCGCCGATCCTGAATATGTCGACTTGCTGCATGCATTGGGACATGATCCGACTCCGCTGGAGGCGCTGGTCGAACGGACCGGGCAACCGGTGTCGGCCGTGTCATCGATGTTGTTGATGCTGGAACTGGAAGGGCTGGTTGAAAGCCTGTCCGGCGCGCGCTATCAGCGTCTGGAAGACTGA
- a CDS encoding glycosyltransferase produces MSSASTPPTATAQRTVRLIARSNGAGISQDLQRLQLALEATGHRVEHISLGRRRRWLQRWQCRWQRWRDRIRGHAGTARHDINLFVEQLRPELFEQARHNVLMPNPEWFHAEWLPELARVDLILAKTRHAEQIFSALGCRTHWTGFSAQDCRRPEIVRVPDFFHGPGRSGNKGTLPLIELWSRHPEWPMLHIVWRRKHVQLPPLPANIRLYRDYLEEAELRRLQNGSVFHLCPSQTEGYGHSLAEAMSCGAVTITCDAEPMNELVGPDRGVLVATVAGRSQALARLHDFQAESMEAAIERCIRMSEPEQRQLGEAARQWYEAAVEQFPHQLAAALDSLHEAPSGS; encoded by the coding sequence ATGAGCAGCGCCAGCACTCCGCCGACCGCCACGGCGCAGCGGACAGTCCGCCTGATCGCGCGCAGCAACGGGGCAGGCATCAGTCAGGACCTGCAACGACTGCAACTGGCTCTGGAAGCCACCGGTCACCGGGTCGAGCATATCTCGCTGGGCCGGCGGCGGCGTTGGCTGCAACGCTGGCAGTGCCGTTGGCAGCGCTGGCGTGACCGGATCCGTGGCCATGCCGGCACGGCGCGGCATGACATCAATCTGTTTGTCGAGCAATTGCGACCCGAGCTGTTCGAACAGGCCCGCCACAATGTGCTGATGCCCAACCCGGAATGGTTCCATGCCGAATGGCTGCCCGAGCTGGCCCGGGTCGACCTGATTCTGGCCAAGACCCGTCATGCCGAGCAGATTTTCTCGGCACTGGGCTGCCGGACGCACTGGACCGGCTTCAGCGCCCAGGATTGCCGACGGCCGGAGATCGTGCGCGTACCGGACTTTTTCCATGGCCCGGGGCGCAGCGGCAACAAGGGCACCCTGCCGCTGATCGAACTGTGGTCACGCCATCCTGAATGGCCGATGCTTCATATCGTATGGCGCCGCAAACACGTGCAGCTGCCGCCGCTGCCGGCCAATATCCGGCTGTATCGGGACTATCTCGAGGAAGCGGAACTGCGCAGGCTGCAGAACGGCAGCGTCTTTCATCTGTGCCCCTCGCAGACCGAGGGCTATGGCCATTCACTGGCCGAGGCAATGAGTTGCGGGGCTGTCACCATCACCTGCGATGCCGAACCGATGAATGAGCTGGTCGGCCCCGACCGGGGTGTGCTGGTCGCCACCGTCGCCGGTCGCAGCCAGGCACTGGCCCGTCTTCATGATTTCCAGGCAGAGTCCATGGAAGCGGCCATCGAGCGCTGCATCCGCATGTCAGAGCCGGAACAGCGACAACTGGGCGAAGCGGCCCGGCAATGGTACGAAGCCGCCGTCGAGCAGTTCCCTCACCAGCTGGCGGCAGCCCTGGACAGCTTGCACGAAGCGCCATCCGGCTCCTAG
- the def gene encoding peptide deformylase gives MTTLDILQFPDPRLRTKAAEVTRFDADLRQLVEDMYETMYAANGVGLAATQVNVHQQVLVADMSEDREAPMALINPRIVAREGEQVYQEGCLSFPGIFADVTRALAVTVEAVDVDGKPLRVDVDGPLAVCIQHEMDHLAGKVFVDHLSGLKRSILLKRLEKQRKAASA, from the coding sequence ATGACGACGCTAGACATTCTCCAGTTCCCGGATCCCCGGCTGCGGACCAAGGCCGCCGAGGTCACCCGCTTCGATGCCGATCTGCGCCAGCTGGTCGAAGACATGTACGAGACCATGTACGCCGCCAATGGCGTCGGACTGGCCGCAACCCAGGTCAATGTTCACCAGCAGGTGCTGGTCGCCGACATGAGCGAGGATCGCGAGGCTCCGATGGCGCTGATCAATCCGCGCATCGTCGCCCGGGAGGGCGAGCAGGTCTACCAGGAGGGCTGCCTGTCCTTCCCCGGCATCTTCGCCGACGTGACCCGTGCCCTGGCCGTGACGGTCGAGGCCGTCGACGTCGACGGCAAGCCGCTGCGGGTCGACGTCGACGGACCGCTGGCAGTCTGTATCCAGCATGAGATGGATCATCTGGCCGGCAAGGTCTTTGTCGACCATCTGTCCGGCCTGAAGCGCTCGATCCTGCTCAAGCGCTTGGAAAAGCAGCGCAAGGCGGCCAGCGCGTGA